The genomic window CCGTCGTGTTCATCCATGGACTGTGGATGCACAGCAGCAGGGGGCTTCGTGGCTCGACCGGTTCGACCGCGCGGGATACAACACGTTCGCACCGGGCTGGCCCGGCGACGCCGACACCGCCGACGCCACCCGTGGTGATAGGCCACTCCTTCGGCGGTCGATCGCGCAGCAACTCCTCGGCTCCGGCCTCGCCAGTGCGGGTGTCGCGATCGCGCCCGCCCAGTTCCGTGGTGTTTTCACGTTGCCGCTCGCGCAGGTGCGCAGCGCGCTCCCGGTGCTCAGCAGGCCATGGCTGCGCACGCAAAGACGTGGTCGCACACGCCGGAGAGCTATCACCGCTTCTTCGCCAAGCGAGATCCCGCGCCGGGAATCCGACAATCTGTTCGCCACGCAACAGCATCCCCGCCCCCGCCAGCCCATCTTTCAAGCGGGCGTGGCCAATTTCGCGCCGCATAGCGAGGCGAGTGTCGACACCAAGAGCGCCCGCGGGCCGCTGCTGTTGCTGGCGGGCGGTCGCGATCGCACCGTGCCGGAGGCAACTGTGCACTCCGCGTACCGGATTCAGCCTAAGAACCTTGGCGTCACCGAGCTCACCGTCTTCAGCGATCGTGGCCACGCCATGCCTGTCGACCTCGGTTGGCGCGAAGTCGCTGACACGGCACTGGATTTCCTCGCTGAGCAGAATTTAGGTCCGCAACTTTTGCACTGAAGCGCAGCTGGTCCGTTCGCCCAGCAACACCCCATCGCGCTGGTCTCCGAGTCAAACCTGGTGCCACGACAGCGACGTCGGCGGCGGGCCGACCCCGAGCCTGCGAATACTCCACTCCCAGTTGGTCTCCCGACCGACCGCATCAATCGCACTGCATCCCAACGGTTTACGGCGAGACATTGCCTTTCGCCATTGCGGCTGAGTCGGATATGGCGCTATTGATGGCGTTGATCAGGGCGCCGAGGACCTCTCCCTCGTAGATGTCGAGCACTTTGTCGGCGTC from Nocardia iowensis includes these protein-coding regions:
- a CDS encoding alpha/beta hydrolase; the encoded protein is MDAQQQGASWLDRFDRAGYNTFAPGWPGDADTADATRGDRPLLRRSIAQQLLGSGLASAGVAIAPAQFRGVFTLPLAQVRSALPVLSRPWLRTQRRGRTRRRAITASSPSEIPRRESDNLFATQQHPRPRQPIFQAGVANFAPHSEASVDTKSARGPLLLLAGGRDRTVPEATVHSAYRIQPKNLGVTELTVFSDRGHAMPVDLGWREVADTALDFLAEQNLGPQLLH